From the Anopheles coustani chromosome X, idAnoCousDA_361_x.2, whole genome shotgun sequence genome, one window contains:
- the LOC131268814 gene encoding uncharacterized protein LOC131268814, translated as MYAEWLTLADEQVEVVKSVSPGDDATKRDNDSDQVALESVDQDLQGSAPVQSYPQHLPPPHGGHGPPHGKHGPGPQHGPGPHHGPLMSHGPNRGSLGLGQPFGPPPPPPPPQQGPHGYPVAHAYHGPPPPPPPQPSAGHLKAAASELIAEKLYGPPPPPLAPPSGNELWSSPLQDMPKIVSLDVKCEKQGMKVFVQFDKPFFGIVFSKGHYSNVNCVHLPAGLGKTSASFDIGIHECGTAGNTDNVLYNGYSGTDTNAGSYFENIIVLQYDPQVQEVWDQARKLRCTWHDQYEKSVTFRPFPVDMLDVIRADFAGDNVGCWMQIQVGKGPWASEVSGLVKIGQTMTMVLAIKDDDGKFDMLVRNCMAHDGKRAPIQLVDQRGCVTRPKLMSRFTKIKNFGASASVLSYAHFQAFKFPDSMEVHFQCTIQICRYQCPEQCTDPGVLDVHHLSGGPEHQQYGPPPPPPPSASAGSQSQAAGPPTQSLDAHVFASNRKRDDRRIRRTRAAPADQKEDVGLNRVIRVVSPGDLTFPIGPGGAAHNDSDGAATMVFSARDEGLICMTTPGFTVTIVVLLSILLASCVTSAFLCVRLKPFALGGPHAAKERSVAFTNPHLTPATASGTLKSTKSTVTSASSNATATTTATATKARLFYT; from the exons ATGTATGCCGAGTGG CTGACGCTGGCCGACGAGCAGGTGGAAGTGGTGAAATCGGTGAGTCCTGGCGACGATGCGACCAAGCGTGATAACGACTCCGACCAGGTCGCGCTGGAATCCGTCGATCAGGATCTGCAAGGATCGGCCCCGGTGCAGTCCTATCCCCAGCATCTGCCGCCGCCACACGGTGGGCACGGGCCACCGCACGGCAAGCATGGACCGGGACCGCAGCACGGCCCAGGGCCGCACCATGGACCGCTGATGTCCCATGGACCAAACCGTG GTTCGCTCGGACTCGGCCAACCGTTTGGGCCCCCGCCGCCCCCGCCGCCACCGCAGCAGGGCCCGCACGGCTACCCGGTGGCGCACGCGTACCACGGGCCGCCGCCCCCGCCGCCACCCCAACCATCGGCCGGCCACCTGAAGGCGGCGGCCAGCGAGCTGATCGCGGAGAAGCTGTACGGCCCGCCGCCCCCGCCGCTGGCGCCGCCGAGCGGGAACGAGCTGTGGTCGTCGCCGCTGCAGGACATGCCGAAGATCGTGTCGCTGGACGTGAAGTGCGAGAAGCAGGGCATGAAGGTGTTCGTCCAGTTCGACAAGCCGTTCTTCGGCATCGTCTTCTCCAAGGGCCACTACAGCAACGTGAACTGCGTGCACCTGCCGGCCGGGCTCGGCAAGACGTCCGCCTCGTTCGACATCGGCATCCACGAGTGCGGCACGGCCGGCAACACCGACAACGTGCTGTACAACGGCTACTCCGGCACCGACACCAACGCCGGCTCGTACTTCGAGAACATCATCGTGCTGCAGTACGACCCGCAGGTGCAGGAGGTGTGGGACCAGGCGCGCAAGCTGCGCTGCACCTGGCACGACCAGTACGAGAAGTCGGTCACGTTCCGGCCGTTCCCGGTGGACATGCTGGACGTGATCCGGGCGGACTTCGCCGGCGACAACGTCGGCTGCTGGATGCAGATCCAGGTCGGCAAGGGCCCGTGGGCGTCGGAGGTGTCCGGGCTGGTGAAGATCGGCcagacgatgacgatggtgcTGGCGATCAAGGACGACGACGGCAAGTTCGACATGCTGGTGCGCAACTGCATGGCGCACGACGGCAAGCGCGCCCCCATCCAGCTGGTCGACCAGCGGGGCTGCGTCACCCGCCCCAAGCTGATGTCGCGCTTCACCAAGATCAAGAACTTCGGCGCCAGCGCCTCCGTCCTCTCGTACGCCCACTTCCAGGCCTTCAAGTTCCCCGACTCGATGGAGGTGCACTTCCAGTGCACGATCCAGATCTGCCGCTATCAGTGCCCGGAGCAGTGCACCGACCCGGGCGTCCTCGACGTGCACCACCTGTCCGGCGGGCCCGAGCACCAGCAGTACgggccgccaccgccgccacccccGTCCGCCTCCGCCGGCTCCCAGTCGCAGGCGGCCGGGCCACCCACCCAGTCGCTCGATGCGCACGTCTTCGCCTCCAACCGGAAGCGGGACGACCGGCGGATCCGACGCACCCGTGCCGCCCCCGCCGACCAGAAGGAGGACGTCGGTCTGAACCGCGTCATCCGCGTCGTGTCACCGGGCGACCTCACCTTCCCCATCGGCCCGGGCGGCGCCGCCCACAACGACTCGGACGGTGCGGCCACGATGGTGTTTTCGGCGCGCGACGAAGGCCTCATCTGCATGACGACGCCCGGCTTCACCGTCACCATCGTCGTCCTTCTCTCGATACTGCTCGCCTCCTGCGTCACCTCCGCCTTCCTGTGCGTGCGCCTCAAGCCGTTCGCGCTCGGTGGCCCGCACGCCGCCAAGGAGCGCTCGGTGGCGTTCACCAACCCGCACCTCACGCCCGCCACCGCCAGCGGTACGCTCAAGTCCACCAAGTCCACCGTCACCAGTGCCAGCTCcaacgccaccgccaccaccaccgccaccgccaccaaaGCGCGCCTCTTCTACACCTAA
- the LOC131269469 gene encoding E3 ubiquitin-protein ligase Nedd-4-like, which produces MASTQGEAVDTADRMNNDNAGYSRVRIEVIAGRQLAKKDIFGASDPYVRIDLNTIDGDVTIESVLTKTKKKTLDPVWNESFTFRVKPSVHKLVFQVFDENRLTRDDFLGMVELVLSQLPKEQPGVEVPTKSYPLLPRSARSNVRGQLELYGAFIQDENNTETDWELIESSSAATVTNTPHRTSGSSSSNSNNAAYVLPEGWEERLDANGRIYYVNHVARSTQWERPTAVPMEVSPESDMDAAFQRRVHISVDDSATDGENGGGQNRAMAAHLTEGGRRSSSRSSIGSDSSLRGTPHTGGDGADDEMDGTFGGGGGGGRRSSSSSNSRHSTGVPQPSTSHPPAAGSEQQQHSQSNSNNPPDTSDDRSMESSTSNEADSSGSSPSTGGGSMVLPAGWSMQVAPNGRVFFIDHNERKTSWVDPRTGRASPMPVSFASAVTNDARKPEDGLAPLPEGWEERVHSDGRIFFIDHNSRTTQWEDPRLSIPNIAGQAVPYSRDYKRKYEYLKAQLRKPQNVPNKIEIKVRRSSIMEDSYRIINSITKVDLLKTKLWIEFEGETGLDYGGLAREWFYLLSKEMFNPYYGLFEYSAMDNYTLQINPYSGLCNEEHLLYFRFIGRVAGMAVYHGKLLDAFFIRPFYKMMLQKPIELKDMEAVDTEYYNSLVWIKEYDPSELALTFCVDEETFGATSQRELKPNGADISVTEENKDEYIKLVIEWRFVSRVQEQMSAFLDGFGSLVPLNLLKIFDENELELLMCGIQSIDLRDWKRNTLYKGDYYPNHLVIQWFWRAVLSFSNEMRARLLQFVTGTSRVPMNGFKELHGSNGPQMFTIEKWGTPDNFPRAHTCFNRLDLPPYESYLQLKDRLVQAVEGSQGFAGVD; this is translated from the exons ATGGCCAGCACCCAAGGGGAGGCGGTGGACACGGCGGACAGGATGAAC AACGACAATGCAGGATACTCGCGAGTGCGGATAGAGGTAATCGCCGGTCGTCAGCTTGCCAAGAAGGACATCTTCGGAGCAAG CGATCCGTACGTGCGCATTGACCTGAACACCATCGACGGCGACGTCACGATCGAATCGGTGCTGacgaagacgaagaagaaaaccctCGATCCGGTGTGGAACGAGTCGTTCACGTTCCGCGTCAAGCCGAGCGTCCACAAGCTCGTGTTTCAGGTGTTCGACGAGAACCGGCTGACGCGGGACGACTTTCTCGGCATGGTCGAGCTCGTGCTGAGCCAGCTGCCCAAGGAGCAGCCCGGGGTCGAGGTGCCGACCAAATCCTACCCGTTGTTGCCGCGCAG TGCACGATCGAATGTGCGGGGGCAACTAGAACTCTATGGTGCGTTCATCCAGGATGAAAACAACACCGAAACCGATTGGGAGCTGATCGAGTCCAGCTCGGCAGCCACA GTCACCAACACACCGCATAGGACGAGCGGCAGCTCCAGCAGTAACAGTAACAATGCTGCCTACGTGCTACCGGAAGGCTGGGAGGAACGACTGGATGCCAACGGGCGGATCTACTACGTTAATCACGTTGCGCGCTCCACCCAATGGGAGCGGCCAACAGCTGT GCCTATGGAGGTGTCCCCCGAGAGCGATATGGATGCCGCCTTCCAGCGCCGTGTCCATATAAGCGTAGATGACAGCGCTACG GATGGAGAGAACGGTGGTGGACAGAATCGAGCGATGGCGGCGCACCTGACCGAAGGCGGCCGCCGCTCGTCCAGTCGGTCGTCGATTGGAAGTGATAGTAGCTTACGTGGGACGCCGCATACCGGTGGCGATGGGGCTGATGATGAAATGGACGGCACGTTCGGCGGCGGCGGAGGTGGTGGTcgacgcagcagcagcagcagcaacagcagacaCAGTACCGGTGTGCCGCAGCCCTCCACCAGCCATCCACCGGCGGCCGGTagcgagcagcagcaacacagccagagcaacagcaacaatccGCCCGACACCAGCGACGACCGGTCGATGGAGTCGTCGACGTCGAACGAGGCGGATTCGTCCGGCAGCAGCCCGTCGACCGGGGGCGGCTCGATGGTTCTGCCGGCCGGCTGGTCCATGCAGGTCGCACCGAACGGGCGCGTCTTCTTCATCGATCACAACGAGCGCAAGACGTCGTGGGTGGACCCCCGAACCGGCCGGGCCAGCCCGATGCCGGTCAGCTTCGCCTCGGCGGTGACGAACGATGCCCGCAAACCGGAGGACGGTCTCGCCCCGCTGCCCGAGGGCTGGGAGGAGCGCGTCCACAGTGACGGGCGTATTTTCTTCATCGACCACA ATTCCAGAACCACCCAGTGGGAGGATCCGCGCCTGTCTATTCCGAACATAGCCGGCCAGGCGGTTCCGTACTCCCGCGACTACAAGCGCAAGTACGAGTACCTTAAGGCTCAGCTGAGGAAGCCC CAAAATGTGCCAAACAAGATCGAGATTAAGGTGCGCCGTTCGTCGATCATGGAGGACTCGTACCGCATCATCAACTCGATCACGAAGGTCGATCTGCTGAAGACGAAACTGTGGATCGAGTTCGAGGGCGAGACGGGCCTGGACTACGGGGGGCTCGCGCGCGAATGGTTCTATCTGCTGTCGAAGGAGATGTTCAATCCGTACTACGGGCTGTTCGAGTACTCGGCGATGGACAACTACACGCTGCAGATCAACCCGTACAGTGGGCTGTGCAACGAGGAGCACCTGCTGTACTTCAG atttatCGGTCGCGTGGCGGGGATGGCCGTCTATCATGGCAAGCTGCTGGATGCGTTCTTCATACGGCCGTTCTACAAGATGATGCTGCAGAAGCCGATCGAGCTGAAGGACATGGAGGCGGTCGACACGGAGTACTACAACTCGCTGGTGTGGATCAAGGAGTACGACCCGAGCGAGCTGGCGCTGACGTTCTGCGTGGACGAGGAGACGTTCGGTGCGACGTCGCAGCGCGAGCTCAAACCGAACGGCGCCGATATCAGCGTGACCGAGGAGAACAAGGACGAGTACATCAAGCTGGTGATCGAGTGGCGGTTCGTGTCGCGCGTCCAGGAGCAGATGTCCGCCTTCCTGGACGGCTTCGGCTCGCTGGTGCCGCTCAACCTGCTGAAGATATTCGACGAGAACGAGCTGGAGCTGCTGATGTGCGGCATCCAGAGCATCGATCTGCGCGACTGGAAGCGCAACACGCTGTACAAGGGCGACTACTACCCGAACCATCTCGTCATCCAGTGGTTCTGGCGCGCGGTCCTGTCCTTCTCGAACGAGATGCGCGCCCGGCTGCTGCAGTTCGTCACCGGCACCTCGCGCGTCCCGATGAACGGCTTCAAGGAGCTGCACGGTTCGAACGGGCCGCAAATGTTTACGATCGAGAAGTGGGGCACACCGGACAACTTTCCCCGCGCCCACACGTG CTTCAACCGGCTCGATCTGCCGCCGTACGAAAGCTACCTGCAGCTGAAGGATCGGCTCGTTCAGGCCGTCGAGGGTAGCCAGGGTTTCGCGGGCGTCGATTAG
- the LOC131268815 gene encoding mucin-19-like, translating into MASSVNAMERTLIVVFSLLVFATLAQAGGTNDKRVCFALPMDFLQLKTFAFCSEAVLLTFKVGAQGTISYPTSVLNTQAKILSWLPTFCDKKTTYPYLDLYLGVSALGTETNTAAMLASSSLQTKFIQALVSAVKSYPKCVGLYVDFDGLTTSQSSYYTTFMTALYNAATAASLKMASALPWNAETYADIMYTSTLTQLNFNVLKTYQDMYVTEIEVTHPTAPLFQMNAPFDNNKFTIFYNLFRWVIKGFNPNNIILGIPMYARTFSVTDVTDFGAAGSATSADVAYCNALIVASDNPVTNLNSASSFTFTSSLFVVFDSYASVELKVNFMKSNNLGGVGVYSLNTGGSNAELLRKITSLIAPTPPAGYTYPVATTPACRTNIEFPTFVMSPHLTTTTVATTVTTAPTTAAGGVTTAAGGATTAAGGATTAAGGATTAAGGATTAAGGATTAAGGATTAAGGATTAAGGATTAAGGATTAAGGATTAAGGATTAAGGATTAAGGATTAAGGATTAAGGATTAAGGATTAAGGATTAAGGATTAAGGATTAAGGATTAAGGATTAAGGATTAAGGATTAAGGATTAAGGATTAAGGATTAAGGATTAAGGATTAAGGATTAAGGATTAAGGATTAAGGATTAAGGATTAAGGATTAAGGATTAAGGATTAAGGATTAAGGATTAAGGATTAAGGATTAAGGATTAAGGATTAAGGATTAAGGATTAAGGATTAAGGATTAAGGATTAAGGATTAAGGATTAAGGATTPAGGATTAAGGATTAAGGATTAAGGATTAAGGATTAAGGATTAAGGATTAAGGATTAAGGATTAAGGATTAAGGATTAAGGATTAAGGATTAAGGATTAAGGATTAAGGATTAAGGATTAAGGATTAAGGATTAAGGATTAAGGATTAAGGATTAAGGATTAAGGATTAAGGATTAAGGATTAAGGATTAAGGATTAAGGATTAAGGATTAAGGATTAAGGATTAAGGATTAAGGATTAAGGATTAAGGATTAAGGATTAAGGATTAAGGATTAAGGATTAAGGATTAAGGATTAAGGATTAAGGATTAAGGATTAAGGATTAAGGATTAAGGATTAAGGATTAAGGATTAAGGATTAAGGATTAAGGATTAAGGATTAAGGATTAAGGATTAAGGATTAAGGATTAAGGATTAAGGATTAAGGATTAAGGATTAAGGATTAAGGATTAAGGATTAAGGATTAAGGATTAAGGATTAAGGATTAAGGATTAAGGATTAAGGATTAAGGATTAAGGATTAAGGATTAAGGATTAAGGATTAAGGATTAAGGATTAAGGATTAAGGATTAAGGATTAAGGATTAAGGATTAAGGATTAAGGATTAAGGATTAAGGATTAAGGATTAAGGATTAAGGATTAAGGATTAAGGATTAAGGATTAAGGATTAAGGATTAAGGATTAAGGATTAAGGATTAAGGATTAAGGATTAAGGATTAAGGATTAAGGATTAAGGATTAAGGATTAAGGATTAAGGATTAAGGATTAAGGATTAAGGATTAAGGATTAAGGATTAAAGATTAAGGATTAAGGATTAAGGATTAAGGATTAAGGATTAAGGATTAAGGATTAAGGATTAAGGATTAAGGATTAAGGATTAAGGATTAAGGATTAAGGATTAAGAATTAAPTVVCGVSVKGQYGTLLNGFCGSLAEIDVYISTGLVCGVIN; encoded by the exons ATGGCCTCCTCGGTCAACGCCATGGAGCGCACGTTGATAGTGGTGTTCAGCCTGTTAGTCTTCG CGACCCTCGCTCAAGCTGGGGGTACAAATG ACAAAAGAGTGTGCTTTGCCTTGCCGATGGATTTCCTGCAGCTCAAGACGTTTGCTTTCTGCTCGGAAGCAGTCTTGCTAACGTTCAAAGTTGGTGCACAGGGAACAATAAGCTACCCGACGAGTGTGTTAAATACGCAGGCAAAAATACTCA GTTGGCTGCCAACTTTCTGCGACAAGAAAACTACGTACCCATACCTGGATCTCTATCTCGGCGTGTCTGCGTTGGGTACCGAGACGAACACAGCCGCCATGTTGGCATCTTCAAGTCTCCAAACAAAGTTTATACAGGCCCTAGTGTCCGCCGTCAAAAGTTATCCAAAATGCGTCGGACTCTACGTTGACTTTGACGGTCTCACTACCTCACAGTCG tcCTATTATACGACATTTATGACTGCCCTGTACAACGCTGCTACTGCCGCGTCGCTCAAGATGGCATCCGCTCTGCCGTGGAATGCCGAAACGTACGCAGACATCATGTACACTTCAACCCTCACGCAGCTTAATTTTAACGTTCTAAAAACATATCAAGATATGTATGTGACAGAAATAGAAGTTACTCATCCCACGGCTCCACTCTTCCAAATGAATGCCCCGTTTGACAACAACAAGTTTACGATT TTCTACAATCTGTTCCGGTGGGTCATCAAAGGGTtcaatccaaacaacatcattcTTGGAATTCCAATGTACGCTCGCACATTTTCGGTCACTGATGTTACCGATTTTGGTGCAGCAGGTTCTGCAACATCAGCGGACGTGGCTTATTGCAAT gcaCTGATTGTAGCTTCCGACAATCCAGTAACTAACTTAAACTCCGCATCTAGTTTCACATTTACTTCTTCGTTATTTGTCGTTTTTGACTCGTACGCCAGCGTGGAACTCAAAGTGAATTTTATGAAATCGAATAATTTAGGTGGAGTTGGAGTGTATTCTCTCAATACTGGAGGCAGCAATGCTGAATTACTTCGAAAAATTACGAGCTTGATAGCTCCTACTCCACCAGCAGGATATACTTATCCTGTAGCAACAACTCCTGCGTGTAGGACCAATATAGAATTTCCTACATTTGTGATGTCACCCCATTTAACAACAACTACCGTGGCTACGACCGTTACCACCGCTCCAACTACGGCTGCTGGTGGAGTAACGACCGCTGCTGGTggagccactaccgctgcCGGAGGAGCCACTACTGCCGCCGGAGGAGCAACAACTGCTGCCGGAGGAGCAAcaactgctgctggaggagccactaccgctgcaggaggagcaaCGACAGCCGCtggaggagccactaccgctgcaggaggagccactaccgctgcCGGAGGAGCAACGaccgctgctggaggagccactactgctgcaggaggagccactaccgctgcaggaggagcaacgaccgctgctggaggagccactactgctgcaggaggagccacaaccgctgcaggaggagccacaaccgctgcaggaggagccactaccgctgccggaggagccactaccgctgctggaggagccactaccgctgctggaggagccacaaccgctgcaggaggagcaaCAACTGCCGCTGGTGGTGCAACGactgctgcaggaggagccactaccgctgctggaggagccactaccgctgctggaggagccactaccgctgcaggaggagccactaccgctgctggaggagccacaactgctgctggaggagcaacaactgctgcaggaggagccactaccgctgctggaggagccacAACTGCTGCCGGAGGAGCAACAACTGCTGCCGGAGGAGCCACAaccgctgcaggaggagcaaCAACTGCCGCTGGTGGTGCAacgactgctgctggtggtgcaacgactgctgctggaggagccactaccgctgcaggaggagcaaCAACTGCCGCTGGTGGTGCAACGaccgctgcaggaggagccacaactgctgcaggaggagcaACGACCGCTGCCGGAGGAGCCACAactgctgcaggaggagcaacaactgctgctggaggagccactaccgctgctggtggtgcaacgactgctgctggaggagcaaCAACTGCCGCCGGAGGTGCAAcgactgctgctggaggagccactaccgctgcaggaggagccactaccgctgctggaggagccacaaccgctgctggaggagccactaccgctgcaggaggagcaaCAACTCCCGCTGGTGGTGCAAcgactgctgctggaggagcaaCAACTGCCGCCGGAGGTGCAAcgactgctgctggaggagccacaaccgctgcaggaggagccactaccgctgctggtggtgcaacgacggctgctggaggagccactaccgctgcaggaggagccactaccgctgcaggaggagccactaccgctgcaggaggagccactaccgctgctggaggagccactaccgctgcaggaggagcaaCAACTGCCGCTGGTGGTGCAAcgactgctgctggaggagccactaccgctgcaggaggagccactaccgctgctggaggagccactaccgctgcaggaggagccactaccgctgcaggaggagcaaCAACTGCCGCTGGTGGTGCAACGACTGCTGCCGGAGGAGCAACAACTGCCGCCGGAGGTGCAAcaactgctgctggaggagcaacaactgctgctggaggtgcaacgaccgctgctggaggagccactaccgctgcaggaggagccacaactgctgcaggaggagccacaaccgctgcaggaggagccacAACTGCCGCTGGTGGTGCAAcgactgctgctggaggagccactaccgctgcaggaggagccactaccgctgctggaggagccactaccgctgctggaggagccactaccgctgcaggaggagcaaCAACTGCCGCTGGTGGTGCAAcgactgctgctggaggagcaaCAACTGCCGCCGGAGGTGCAAcgactgctgctggaggagccactaccgctgcaggaggagcaaCGACAGCAGCtggaggagccactaccgctgcaggaggagccactaccgctgcaggaggagccacaactgctgctggaggagccactaccgctgcCGGAGGAGCCACAactgctgcaggaggagccacaactgctgcaggaggagccacaaccgctgcaggaggagccacAACTGCCGCTGGTGGTGCAAcgactgctgctggaggagccactaccgctgctggaggagccactaccgctgcaggaggagccactaccgctgcaggaggagccacaactgctgctggaggagccactaccgctgcCGGAGGAGCCACAactgctgcaggaggagcaacaactgctgctggaggagccactaccgcCGCCGGAGGAGCAACAactgctgcaggaggagcaACAACTGCTGCCGGAGGAGCCACAACCGCTGCCGGAGGAGCCacaactgctgctggtggtgcaacgactgctgcaggaggagccactaccgctgcaggaggagccacAACTGCCGCTGGTGGTGCAAcgactgctgctggaggagcaaCAACTGCCGCCGGTGGTGCAAcgactgctgctggaggagccactaccgctgcaggaggagcaaCGACAGCAGCtggaggagccactaccgctgcaggaggagccactaccgctgcaggaggagccacaactgctgctggaggagctactaccgctgcaggaggagcaaCGACAGCAGCTGGCggagccactaccgctgcaggaggagccactaccgctgcaggaggagccacAACTGCCGCtggaggagccactaccgctgccggaggagcaacaactgctgcaggaggagccacaactgctgctggaggagccactaccgcCGCCGGAGGAGCAACAactgctgcaggaggagcaacaactgctgccggaggagccactaccgctgcCGGTGGTGCAAcgactgctgctggaggagccactaccgctgcaggaggagcaaCGACAGCAGCtggaggagccactaccgctgcaggaggagccactaccgctgcaggaggagccacaactgctgctggaggagctactaccgctgcaggaggagcaaCGACAGCAGCtggaggagccactaccgctgcaggaggagccactaccgctgcaggaggagccacAACTGCCGCtggaggagccactaccgcCGCCGGAGGAGCAACAactgctgcaggaggagccacaactgctgctggaggagccactaccgcCGCCGGAGGAGCAACAactgctgcaggaggagcaACAACTGCTGCCGGAGGAGCCACAACCGCTGCCGGAGGAGCCacaactgctgctg gaggagccactaccgctgcaggaggagcaacaactgctgctggaggtgcaacgactgctgctggaggagccactaccgctgcaggaggagccacaactgctgctggaggagccactaccgctgcaggaggagccactactgctgctggaggagcaaCAACAGCTGCTGGAGGAGCAACAACTGCTGctggaggtgcaacgactgctgctggaggtgcaacgactgctgctggaggagccactaccgctgcAGCAGGAGCCACAACTGCTGCTGGAGGTGCCACTaccgctgctggaggagccactaccgctgcaggaggagcaactaccgctgctggaggagcaacaactgctgctggaggtgcaacgactgctgcaggaggagccactaccgctgcaggaggagccacaactgctgctggaggagccactaccgctgctggaggagccactaccgctgctggaggagccacaaccgctgcaggaggagcaaCAACAGCTGCCGGAGGAGCAACAACTGCTGctggaggtgcaacgactgctgcaggaggagccactaccgctgcAGGAGCAGCAACAACTGCGGCACCCACCGTTGTATGTGGGGTTTCAGTGAAGGGACAATACGGAACGCTTCTCAATGGTTTTTGCGGTTCGCTTGCTGAGATAGACGTTTATATTTCTACAGGCCTTGTTTGTGGAGTGATAAACTAA